The Amycolatopsis sp. NBC_01480 genome segment GGGGAGCTGTCCGCGCGGACTGACACGCCACGTCGGCTGTTGCGGTACTACGAGGAGCAAGCGCTGATCGTGGCGAGCCGCTCCCCCAATGACTACCGCGAATACGACGAGCCGACCGTCGACCGGGTGCTGCAGATCCGCGGTCTGCTCGACGCCGGCCTGCCGACGCGGATCATCAAGCAGATCCTGCCCTGCCTGGGCAAACCCCGCGCCCTCTACTTCCCCGACGCGACCCCCGAAATGATCGCGACGCTGGAACACGAACTCGACCGCATGACCACCCGCATCACCTG includes the following:
- a CDS encoding MerR family transcriptional regulator; protein product: MRIGELSARTDTPRRLLRYYEEQALIVASRSPNDYREYDEPTVDRVLQIRGLLDAGLPTRIIKQILPCLGKPRALYFPDATPEMIATLEHELDRMTTRITCLTHNRDAIAEYLDAVRDGNPPDVLVEAPA